A stretch of Miscanthus floridulus cultivar M001 chromosome 13, ASM1932011v1, whole genome shotgun sequence DNA encodes these proteins:
- the LOC136499759 gene encoding uncharacterized protein, giving the protein MSCKLYHYFEYYKIAVVTEFPLGDILHNKEVNGRIIKWVVKLSTYSIEFRSRPTIKSQALADFVAEWTEIQEPIPTAYPEHWVMYFNGALNINGAGTGILFITPTKDKLCYVLRIDFPASNNTTEYEAYLHRLRIAIKLGVKHLMVYGDSALVINQVNNDWSYSSDKMDAYCAEIQETQRKVLWYRVPPHGMRPKLARRPPV; this is encoded by the coding sequence ATGTCGTGCAAGCTCtaccattacttcgagtactacaagatcgctgtggtcactgagttccctctaggggacatcctccataacaaagaggTCAATggtcgcatcatcaagtgggtagtCAAGCTCAGCACTTATTCCAtagaattcagaagtaggcctaccattaaGTCGCAGGCGCTGGCTGActttgtcgctgagtggaccgagatccaagagcccatccccactGCCTACCCTGAGCATTGGGTTATGTATTTCAatggcgccctcaacatcaacggtgctggtactggcattttattcattactccaaCTAAGGATAAACTCTGTTATGTCCTCCGAATTGATTTTCCAGCTTCCAATAACACAACGGAGTATGAAGCATACCTCCACAGGCTCCGCATAGCCATCAAGCTTGgcgtcaaacacctcatggtatatggagactctgcgctggtcatcaaccaagtcaacaatgATTGGTCCTACTCTAGtgacaagatggatgcatactgcgccgAGATTCAGGAAACTCAAAggaaagttctatggtatcgagtaccaccacatggtatgaGACCAAAATTAGCTCGTCGACCACCtgtctaa